Proteins from one Impatiens glandulifera chromosome 2, dImpGla2.1, whole genome shotgun sequence genomic window:
- the LOC124924252 gene encoding pectinesterase-like: MSPWLLLFIFLTVCWNDAELCGADRHIVVAKDGSGNFTTIGEAIAAAPIQSKDIISIMIREGVYDEYIVIGKEKINIMFIGDGMYKTIVSGNRSVHDGIGTDKTATVDILGDGFIAKEMTFQNTAGREKEQAVALKSDAQSAFYKCRFLGFQDTLYAKSKRQFYRDCEIHGTVDFIFGDASAVFQKCLIFARKPLNGQNIITAQGRESPESKGGIILHNCTIKAAADLIPYKSSTKTYLGRPWKTLYSRVVVMESYIEDLIDPRGWIEWNKNLTNLDKLFYAEYQNQGPGANTTNRVKWPGYKVLKIPSEVSQFTVKNFIKGNEWIPWTGIPFISGLL, encoded by the exons ATGTCACCATGGCTGTTACTATTCATTTTTCTTACAGTGTGTTGGAATGATGCTGAATTATGTGGTGCAGACAGACACATAGTAGTTGCAAAGGACGGTTCAGGGAATTTTACAACGATAGGAGAGGCTATTGCTGCCGCTCCCATCCAAAGCAAAgatatcatttctattatgataAGGGAGGGAGTCTACGATGAGTATATTGTAATTGGAAAAGAGaagataaatataatgtttattgGAGATGGCATGTACAAGACCATTGTGTCTGGCAATAGGAGCGTTCATGATGGTATAGGAACCGACAAGACAGCGACAGTTg ACATTTTAGGAGATGGCTTCATTGCAAAGGAAATGACGTTCCAAAATACAGCTGGTCGAGAGAAAGAACAAGCGGTGGCACTCAAAAGTGACGCTCAATCTGCCTTTTATAAGTGCAGATTCCTAGGATTTCAGGACACCCTCTATGCTAAAAGTAAAAGGCAATTCTACAGGGATTGCGAAATTCATGGGACGGTGGATTTCATTTTTGGAGATGCTTCTGCAGTTTTTCAAAAGTGCCTTATTTTTGCCCGAAAACCGCTAAATGGGCAGAATATAATAACTGCTCAAGGAAGGGAGAGTCCTGAAAGCAAAGGAGGAATAATACTGCACAACTGCACAATAAAAGCAGCTGCTGACCTCATTCCTTATAAGTCATCCACCAAGACATACCTCGGGAGACCGTGGAAAACTTTATACTCTCGAGTGGTTGTTATGGAAAGTTATATAGAAGATCTTATTGACCCTAGGGGATGGATTGAGTGGAACAAAAACCTTACAAACCTAGATAAGTTATTTTACGCAGAATACCAAAACCAAGGCCCAGGTGCTAACACTACTAATCGTGTGAAATGGCCAGGGTATAAAGTGTTGAAAATCCCTTCTGAAGTATCACAGTTTACTGTGAAGAATTTCATCAAGGGGAATGAATGGATACCCTGGACCGGTATTCCATTTATTTCTGGTCTACTATAA